The following coding sequences lie in one Gorilla gorilla gorilla isolate KB3781 chromosome 5, NHGRI_mGorGor1-v2.1_pri, whole genome shotgun sequence genomic window:
- the LYRM2 gene encoding LYR motif-containing protein 2, giving the protein MAASRLPPATLTLKQFVRRQQVLLLYRRILQTIRQVPNDSDRKYLKDWAREEFKRNKSATEEDTIRMMITQGNMQLKELEKTLALAKS; this is encoded by the exons ATGGCTGCTTCCCGCTTACCCCCAGCGACGCTAACGTTAAAGCAG TTCGTAAGAAGGCAACAAGTTCTTCTCCTCTACAGAAGGATTTTGCAAACAATTCGGCAAGTTCCAAATGATTCTGATCGCAAATACCTGAAAGATTGGGCAAGAGAAgaattcaaaagaaacaaaagtgcCACCGAAGAG GATACAATCCGGATGATGATTACTCAAGGCAATATGCAGCTCAAGGAGTTAGAAAAAACACTTGCTTTAGCAAAATCTTAA